The genomic window AACCTTGACGTTGCGGCTGGCGACGGCGTCGAGCGCCTTGCCTTGCGCCGTGAAGATCGCGCCGTTGACGGCCAGGAGTTCAGCGCGTTCCATGCCCGGCCCGCGGGGGCGCGAGCCGACCAACAAAGCGTAGTCGGCATCCTTGAAAGCCGTCATCGGATCGCCATGGGCTTCCATGCCGACGAGCAGCGGGAAAGCGCAATCGTCGAGTTCCATCATCACGCCTTTGAGCGCTTTTTGCGGGCCTTCAACCGGCACTTCGAGCAGTTGCAGGATGACCGGTTGGTCTTTGCCGAGCATTTCGCCGGAAGCGATGCGAAACAACAGGGCGTAACCGATTTGGCCGGCTGCGCCGGTGACGGCAACGCGGACGGGTTTTTTGCTCATGGGGAGACTCCAGAAGGTGAGAAACAGGTGGCGGACGGGTGTCGGGAGGCGCAGGGCCGGCCGGCATTTTATGCCCATTCGAGGTTTCGATGGCGCCCGTCTTATGTCTTATATAAGATTGAAGGCCAGCACCGCCGCGGTGCATCGTCTCATTGAATGAACAACCGCACTGTCCTCGAAGCCGTGACGCCCTCTTTTAGCCCGTTGTACCAGCAGATCAAGGCGCTGATATTGCAGAGCTTGCAAGCCGGCGAATGGAAGCCGGGCGAACCGATTCCGAGCGAGATGGACTTGGCAGCGCGTTTCAGGGTCAGCCAGGGAACTGTGCGCAAAGCGATCGACGAACTCGCGTCAGAGAACCTCGTCGTGCGGCGCCAAGGCAAGGGCACTTTCGTCGCGACGCATGCCGAGCACCAGGTCCAGTACCGCTTCTTGAAGCTCGTGCCGGATTCTGGTGACACCGATGCAGAAGGGCCTGCCCAGCGCACCATCGTCGACTGCAAGCGGCAACGCGCTTCGGCGGACGTCGCGCGAGCGCTGGCCTTGCGCACAGGCGACGGCGTGTTGCAGGTGCGGCGCGTGCTGGCCTATGCGGGCGTACCCACCATTCTCGAAGACCTGTGGTTGCCCGGCGCGCCCTTCAAGGGACTGACGACAGAACGCCTGAGAGCTTCCCGTGGGCCGATGTATGCGCTCTTCGAAGCCGAATTCGGCGTACGGATGGTGCGGGCCGAAGAAAAAATCCGAGCCGTGCTGCCCGACGCGCAGCAGTCGAAATTGCTCGACGTAGCACCGGGCACGCCATTGCTCAGCGTGGAGCGAGTAGCCCACACCTACCACGATGCACCCATGGAACTGCGACGTGGGCTCTACCGCACCGACACGCACCATTACCGCAACGAACTCGGATGAGATTGCCCACGCGTGCACTGTGTTGACTCCGGGGTGCCCGCTGACGGATGGTGCATTGCAATAGAATTTTGTGTGCTTTGCACTTATGCCGAATAACAAGCCGACAAGCCATCCCGCTCGAAAAGCTACGAAAGCCATCTCCCCATGACAGAGCTTGCCTCCTCCCCCCGGCCGCGGCGCCGCGAGTTTCGCAACATCAATGCGTTCACCGACCTGACCACCTACCGGCTTCCGCCAGCCGGAATCGTCTCCATCTTGCACCGCGTCAGCGGCGCCCTGATGTTCCTGCTGATGCCGTTCATCATCTGGATGTTCGACACGTCGATCTCTTCCGACATTTCATTCGCACGATTCAAGGCCGCCTTCAACAGTGGCCTTGGCTTCGTTCCGGGATGGTTCATCAAACTGGTCGCATTGGCGCTCATCTGGGCGTTTTTGCACCACTTCATCTCCGGACTGCGCCATCTCTGGATGGACACCCACCACGCGGCAGTTACCAAGGAATTCGGAAAAACCTCGGCAATCGTCACGCTGGCGCTCAGCATCAGCGTCGCGATCGTTCTCGGCCTGAAGCTCTTCGGCGCTTATTAAGGAGCACATCATGGCAGTGAACTACGGCACCAAGCGCATCGTTGTCGGCGCGCATTACGGACTTCGCGACTGGCTGAGCCAGCGCATCACGGCGAGCCTGATGGCGCTCTTCACGATCATCGTGGTGGCACAGGTAATTTTTTCGCATGGTCCGATCGGCTATGACAGCTGGGCCGGAATCTTCGCGACCCAGTGGATGAAAGTTCTGACTTTTGTCGCCATCGTTTCCATGCTTTATCACGTCTGGGTCGGCATGCGCGACATCTGGATGGACTACGTGCAGCCAGTCGGCATCCGACTGACTGCCCAAATTTTCACGATCGTCTGGCTCGTAGCGTGCGCGGCCTGGGCCATCCAAGTGCTCTGGAGACTCTGATTCCATGTCGTATACCAAAGAACAAATCACCAAGCGCAAATTCGACGTCGTCATCGTCGGTGCGGGTGGCTCCGGCATGCGTGCCTCGCTGCAGCTGGCGCGCGCTGGCCTCAACGTGGCGGTGCTCTCCAAAGTGTTCCCGACGCGCTCGCACACGGTGGCTGCACAGGGTGGCATCGGCGCCTCGCTCGGCAACATGAGCGAAGACAACTGGCACTACCACTTCTACGACACCATCAAGGGCTCCGACTGGCTCGGCGACCAGGACGCGATCGAGTACATGTGCCGCGAAGCACCCAAGGTGGTGTACGAGCTAGAACACTTCGGCATGCCGTTTGACCGCAACCCGGACGGAACGATCTATCAGCGTCCGTTCGGCGGTCACACCGCCAACTACGGCGAAAAGCCGGTGCAGCGCGCCTGCGCCGCAGCCGACCGCACCGGCCACGCGATGCTGCACACGCTCTACCAAAAGAACGTGGAAGCGCGGACCCAGTTCTTCGTCGAATGGATGGCGCTCGATCTGATCCGCGATGACGACGGCGACGTCGTCGGCGTCACCGCGCTGGAGATGGAAACCGGCGACCTGCACATCCTGCAGGCCAAGACCGTGCTGCTGGCCACCGGGGGTGCCGGCCGTATTTTTGCGGCCTCGACCAACGCCTTCATCAACACCGGCGACGGGCTGGGCATGGCGGCTCGCGCAGGCATTCCTTTGCAGGACATGGAGTTCTGGCAGTTCCACCCGACCGGCGTGGCCGGTGCCGGCGTGTTGCTGACCGAAGGCTGCCGTGGCGAAGGCGCGATTCTGCTCAACAGCAACGGTGAGCGCTTCATGGAACGCTACGCGCCGACCATGAAAGACCTGGCACCGCGCGACTTCGTCTCGCGTTCGATGGACCAGGAAATCAAGGAAGGTCGTGGCTGCGGTCCCAACAAGGACTACATCCACATGAAGCTCGACCACCTTGGCGCCGACACCATCCACAAGCGCTTGCCGTCGGTGTACGAGATCGGGATCAACTTTGCCAATGTCGACGTGACCAAGGAGCCGATCCCCGTGGTGCCGACCATCCACTACCAAATGGGCGGCATCCCGACAAACATCAAGGGTCAGGTCGTGATCCAGAAGGACGGCGACAACAGCGCGGTGGTCAATGGCCTCTACGCCGTGGGCGAATGCTCCTGCGTCAGCGTGCACGGCGCCAATCGCCTGGGCACCAATTCGTTGCTCGACCTGTTGGTGTTCGGCAAGGCTGCCGGCAACCATATCGTCGAGTTCAACGACAAGCTGAAGGAGCACAAGTCGCTGCCAGCCGATGCAGCCGACCGCTCGCTCGAACGCCTGAACCAGCTCGAAAGTTCGAGCGAAGGCGAGTACGCCCAAGACGTGGCCAACGACATTCGCGCTGTGATGCAGCAGCATGCAGCGGTCTTCCGCAAGCAAGTCACGCTAGACGAAGGGGTCGTCAAGATCGCCGACATGCGAAGGCGCGTCTCGGGCATCACGCTGAAAGACAAGTCGCGCGTGTTCAACACGGCACGCATCGAGGCGCTCGAAGTCGACAACCTGATCGAAGCCGCGCAAGCCACGCTGATTTCGGCCGCCGCCCGCACCGAATGCCGCGGCGCGCATACGGTCGAAGACTACGAACGTCCGGCCGACGACGCAGCGGCACCGCTCGGCCGCGACGATACCAATTGGATGAAGCACACCCTTTGGTACAAGCAGGACAACCGACTGTCATACAAGCCGGTCAAGCTGCAACCGCTGACCGTGGCATCGGTTCCGCCCAAAGTGCGAACGTTCTAACGTCCACGTAATACCAGGCCAATACAAGGTTCAAAAAAGGTCACCACGATGAAGCGCACATTTCAAATCTACCGCTACGACCCAGACCGCGACGCCAAGCCTTACATGCAGACCATCGAGGTCGAACTCGAAGGCAACGAGCGCATGCTGTTGGACGCACTGATGAAGCTCAAGGCACAAGACCCGACGCTGTCGTTCCGGCGCTCGTGCCGCGAAGGCGTTTGCGGCTCCGACGCAATGAACATCAACGGCAAGAACGGTCTGGCCTGCCTGACCAATATGCTCACGCTCAAGGGCAATATCGTGCTGAAGCCGCTGCCCGGCCTGCCGGTGATCCGCGACTTGATCGTCGACATGACGCAGTTCTTCAAGCAGTACAACTCGATCAAGCCTTACCTCCAAAACGATTCGGTTCCGCCTGAAAAAGAACGCCTGCAATCGCCCGAAGAGCGCGAGGAGCTCGACGGTTTGTACGAATGCATCTTGTGCGCGAGCTGCTCGACGAGTTGCCCGAGCTTTTGGTGGAACCCTGACAAGTTCGTCGGCCCCGCCGGCCTGCTGCAGGCCTATCGCTTCATCGCCGACAGCCGCGATGAAGCCACCGCCGAGCGCCTCGACAACCTCGAAGACCCGTACCGCCTGTTCCGTTGCCACACCATCATGAATTGCGTCGATGTGTGCCCGAAGAACCTGAACCCAACCAAGGCGATCGGCAAGATCAAAGAACTGATGGTGCGTCGCGCTGTCTGAGGCTTTTGCCATGCAAGTCGTTGAAAATCCGGACGATTCGATCAGCGTGCGCGCGCTCAGCAAACTCCGGTGGCGCTGCCGCCGCGGCTTGCTAGAAAACGACCTGTTCATCGCCCGGTTTTTCGATCGGCATGAATCTCGCTTGACCTTCGGGCAGGCACACGCGCTTGAAAGACTGATGGATCTGGCGGACAACGACTTGCTCGACCTGCTGATGCGTCGCAAAGAACCCGAAGCCGAACTGGCAACGCCGCCGGTGATGGCGCTCCTGGCTCTCATGCGGGTATCGCAGACACCCGATCCCTTATCTTCATCCCGAACTTAAATCCGAAAGAAAGTTGCAATGAAAGCTTCCGACACCAAGGCCACCTTGTCGTTCAGCAATGGCGGCGACAACGTCGAGCTGCCGATCTATAAGGGTACGCTCGGCCCCGATGTGATCGACATCCGCAAGCTGTACGCCCAGACCGGGATGTTCACGTACGACCCCGGATTCATGTCGACAGCATCGTGCCAGTCGGCGATCACGTACATCGATGGTGACAAGGGCGAGTTGCTGTACCGCGGCTACCCCATCGAGCAGCTCGCGACCAAGTGCGACTTCCTAGAGACCTGCCATCTGCTGCTGTACGGAGAACTGCCCGACGCGCCGAAAAAAGAAGAGTTCACCAAGCTCGTGACCAACCACACGATGGTCAACGAGCAGATGCAATTCTTCCTGCGCGGCTTCCGTCGCGATGCGCATCCAATGGCGGTCATGACCGGCTTGGTCGGTGCACTGTCGGCCTTCTATCACGACAGCACGGACATCAACAATCCGAAGCACCGTGAGATCGCTGCCATCCGCCTCATCGCCAAGATGCCGACGCTGGTGGCCATGACGTACAAGTACACCGTGGGCCAGCCCTACATGTACCCGAAGAACGACCTGAGCTACGCAGGCAACTTCCTGCACATGATGTTCGCGACGCCCTGCGAGGAGTACAAGGTGAGCCCGGTGCTGGAGCGCGCGCTCGACCGCATCTTCATCCTTCACGCAGACCACGAGCAGAACGCGTCGACCTCGACCGTGCGCCTGTGCGGCTCGTCGGGCACCAACCCGTTCGCAGCGATCGCGGCCGGCGTGGCTTGTCTCTGGGGCCCGGCTCACGGCGGTGCCAACGAGGCAGCGCTCAACATGCTGGGCGACATCCAAAAGGCCGGCGGCGTCGAGAAAATTGGCGAGTTCATCAAGCAGGTCAAGGACAAGAATTCGACCGTCAAGCTGATGGGTTTCGGTCACCGCGTGTACAAGAACTACGATCCGCGCGCCAAGCTGATGCAAGAAACCTGCAAGGAAGTGCTGCAAGAACTCGGTCTTGAAAACGATCCCCTGTTCAAGCTGGCCATGGCGCTCGAAAAGATCGCCCTGGAAGACGAATATTTCGTGTCGCGCAAGCTCTACCCGAACGTCGACTTCTACTCTGGCATCGTGCAACGCGCCATCGGCATCCCGGTGCCGCTGTTCACCGCTGTGTTCGCGTTGGCGCGCACGGTCGGCTGGATCGCCCAATTGAACGAAATGATCGGCGACCCGGAATACAAGATCGGCCGCCCGCGTCAGCTGTTCGAAGGCTCGGTCCAACGCAATGTCAAGCCGATCGCATCGCGCTGAACGTCTTCCGGCTTGGTGATCGGTCCGGCGACGGGCCTAATCAATTGCCCTTAAAAGCTGCCTACGGGCAGCTTTTTTGCGTCTTGGCTTACAGGATCACTCCGGTCGACGACGTACTTTGCCGAGTGGAGGGCAACTCCAACCGTTCGATCCACCATCCGCTCCAAGGAGTTTGAAATGAAGAAAATCGCTGCACTGATGGCTGTCACTTTCGCTTTCGGCGTCTCGCTCGCTGGCTGCAACACCATGGCCGGCGCGGGCCAGGACGTGCAGCGAGCCGGTCAGAAGATGGAGAACGCAGCCGAAAAGAAGAACTGACAGCGCAGCCAACACCGCGCGTCGGGCAAACCAGCGGGCTTCGGCCCGTTTTTTTCATCTCGCTGCGGCATCGCTGTCATCTTGGATTGCGATGGCTCGATAGTCGAAAGAGTTGCAAAATCTTCTTTTCGTCATCTCGAATCGCGATGACTGATTAGAAATGACGCTCTCGCTCCCCACCCCTCCTTCCCCGGCTTCCGAACGCAACTTCGCCCGCCGCATCGACTTGACGTCGTTGCAGCTGTTCGTTGCGGTGTGCGAGCTGGGCAGCATCGGCCGTGCCGCAGAGCGCGAGTTCATTGCCGCGTCAGCGATCAGCAAGCGGTTGGCCGACCTCGAGGCGACACTCAGCACCACTCTGCTCTATCGCCACGCCCGCGGCGTCGACCTCACGCCCGCGGGCGAGAGCCTGCTGCATCACGCACGGTCGGTGCTCTACAGCCTTGAAAAAATGCAAGGCGAGTTGAGCGAGTACGCCGACGGCGTGCGCGGGCACGTGCGCGTGCACGCCAACATTTCGGCCATCGTGCAGTTTTTGCCTGAAGACCTGGGCAGTTTCAGCCGAGCGCAGGAGGCCATAAAGATCGACCTCGAAGAGCATCTGAGCAGCGAGGTGATGCGCGCGGTGCAGGAAGGTGCCGCCGACCTCGGCGTGTGTCACGTGGCGCCCGGCACCAGCGATCTGCAGAGCCTGCCGTACCGGCGCGATCGCCTTGTGCTGGTCGTTCCAGCCCATCACGCGCTGACGGTGCATGACACCATCGATTTCGTCGACTCGCTGGAGTTCGACCACGTCGGCTTGCATGCCAACAGCTCGATCTACGTCGCGATGCATCAGGCCGCCCTCGACGCGAGCCGGCCCATCAAGCTGCGCATCCACGTCACCGGGCTCGACGCCATGTGCCGCATGATCGAAAACGGCCTCGGCATCGGGGTGATGCCCGCGCGCGCCTTCGAACTCATGCAGAACGGCATCGGCCGCGGCCTCGTCGCCCTTGCTTTGAACGATGCCTGGGCAGCACGC from Variovorax sp. PAMC28562 includes these protein-coding regions:
- a CDS encoding GntR family transcriptional regulator; this encodes MNNRTVLEAVTPSFSPLYQQIKALILQSLQAGEWKPGEPIPSEMDLAARFRVSQGTVRKAIDELASENLVVRRQGKGTFVATHAEHQVQYRFLKLVPDSGDTDAEGPAQRTIVDCKRQRASADVARALALRTGDGVLQVRRVLAYAGVPTILEDLWLPGAPFKGLTTERLRASRGPMYALFEAEFGVRMVRAEEKIRAVLPDAQQSKLLDVAPGTPLLSVERVAHTYHDAPMELRRGLYRTDTHHYRNELG
- the sdhC gene encoding succinate dehydrogenase, cytochrome b556 subunit translates to MTELASSPRPRRREFRNINAFTDLTTYRLPPAGIVSILHRVSGALMFLLMPFIIWMFDTSISSDISFARFKAAFNSGLGFVPGWFIKLVALALIWAFLHHFISGLRHLWMDTHHAAVTKEFGKTSAIVTLALSISVAIVLGLKLFGAY
- the sdhD gene encoding succinate dehydrogenase, hydrophobic membrane anchor protein, whose product is MAVNYGTKRIVVGAHYGLRDWLSQRITASLMALFTIIVVAQVIFSHGPIGYDSWAGIFATQWMKVLTFVAIVSMLYHVWVGMRDIWMDYVQPVGIRLTAQIFTIVWLVACAAWAIQVLWRL
- the sdhA gene encoding succinate dehydrogenase flavoprotein subunit, translated to MSYTKEQITKRKFDVVIVGAGGSGMRASLQLARAGLNVAVLSKVFPTRSHTVAAQGGIGASLGNMSEDNWHYHFYDTIKGSDWLGDQDAIEYMCREAPKVVYELEHFGMPFDRNPDGTIYQRPFGGHTANYGEKPVQRACAAADRTGHAMLHTLYQKNVEARTQFFVEWMALDLIRDDDGDVVGVTALEMETGDLHILQAKTVLLATGGAGRIFAASTNAFINTGDGLGMAARAGIPLQDMEFWQFHPTGVAGAGVLLTEGCRGEGAILLNSNGERFMERYAPTMKDLAPRDFVSRSMDQEIKEGRGCGPNKDYIHMKLDHLGADTIHKRLPSVYEIGINFANVDVTKEPIPVVPTIHYQMGGIPTNIKGQVVIQKDGDNSAVVNGLYAVGECSCVSVHGANRLGTNSLLDLLVFGKAAGNHIVEFNDKLKEHKSLPADAADRSLERLNQLESSSEGEYAQDVANDIRAVMQQHAAVFRKQVTLDEGVVKIADMRRRVSGITLKDKSRVFNTARIEALEVDNLIEAAQATLISAAARTECRGAHTVEDYERPADDAAAPLGRDDTNWMKHTLWYKQDNRLSYKPVKLQPLTVASVPPKVRTF
- a CDS encoding succinate dehydrogenase iron-sulfur subunit codes for the protein MKRTFQIYRYDPDRDAKPYMQTIEVELEGNERMLLDALMKLKAQDPTLSFRRSCREGVCGSDAMNINGKNGLACLTNMLTLKGNIVLKPLPGLPVIRDLIVDMTQFFKQYNSIKPYLQNDSVPPEKERLQSPEEREELDGLYECILCASCSTSCPSFWWNPDKFVGPAGLLQAYRFIADSRDEATAERLDNLEDPYRLFRCHTIMNCVDVCPKNLNPTKAIGKIKELMVRRAV
- a CDS encoding succinate dehydrogenase assembly factor 2 yields the protein MQVVENPDDSISVRALSKLRWRCRRGLLENDLFIARFFDRHESRLTFGQAHALERLMDLADNDLLDLLMRRKEPEAELATPPVMALLALMRVSQTPDPLSSSRT
- the gltA gene encoding citrate synthase gives rise to the protein MKASDTKATLSFSNGGDNVELPIYKGTLGPDVIDIRKLYAQTGMFTYDPGFMSTASCQSAITYIDGDKGELLYRGYPIEQLATKCDFLETCHLLLYGELPDAPKKEEFTKLVTNHTMVNEQMQFFLRGFRRDAHPMAVMTGLVGALSAFYHDSTDINNPKHREIAAIRLIAKMPTLVAMTYKYTVGQPYMYPKNDLSYAGNFLHMMFATPCEEYKVSPVLERALDRIFILHADHEQNASTSTVRLCGSSGTNPFAAIAAGVACLWGPAHGGANEAALNMLGDIQKAGGVEKIGEFIKQVKDKNSTVKLMGFGHRVYKNYDPRAKLMQETCKEVLQELGLENDPLFKLAMALEKIALEDEYFVSRKLYPNVDFYSGIVQRAIGIPVPLFTAVFALARTVGWIAQLNEMIGDPEYKIGRPRQLFEGSVQRNVKPIASR
- a CDS encoding entericidin A/B family lipoprotein; protein product: MKKIAALMAVTFAFGVSLAGCNTMAGAGQDVQRAGQKMENAAEKKN
- a CDS encoding LysR family transcriptional regulator — protein: MTLSLPTPPSPASERNFARRIDLTSLQLFVAVCELGSIGRAAEREFIAASAISKRLADLEATLSTTLLYRHARGVDLTPAGESLLHHARSVLYSLEKMQGELSEYADGVRGHVRVHANISAIVQFLPEDLGSFSRAQEAIKIDLEEHLSSEVMRAVQEGAADLGVCHVAPGTSDLQSLPYRRDRLVLVVPAHHALTVHDTIDFVDSLEFDHVGLHANSSIYVAMHQAALDASRPIKLRIHVTGLDAMCRMIENGLGIGVMPARAFELMQNGIGRGLVALALNDAWAAREIRLVARDFSTLPVAARSLVNHLQTPAEAMTLAA